In the genome of Streptomyces globosus, one region contains:
- a CDS encoding SDR family NAD(P)-dependent oxidoreductase, whose product MRRLLDVNAVGALNGARAAVPVMRRQGGGVLADVASLLGAAVAAPYMGAYAMSKAALAAFDDVLRREPALQGESRIAVCTVLPTGVDTPFFRNAANHSRVPVGPYARSMAAAHALAPGLLRRGIARRTDRAYLDRGRPRLPQAGNLHTPTGARAALHGGRHGGARTAARRAAAAAAAVLAVRAALRGRPAPR is encoded by the coding sequence GTGCGCCGGCTCCTCGACGTCAACGCCGTCGGCGCCCTGAACGGCGCCCGCGCGGCCGTCCCGGTCATGCGCCGCCAGGGCGGAGGCGTCCTCGCCGACGTCGCCTCCCTCCTCGGCGCGGCGGTCGCAGCCCCGTACATGGGCGCCTACGCCATGTCGAAGGCCGCACTGGCCGCCTTCGACGACGTGCTGCGGCGCGAGCCGGCCCTGCAGGGCGAGAGCCGGATCGCCGTCTGCACCGTCCTGCCCACGGGCGTCGACACCCCGTTCTTCCGGAACGCCGCCAACCACAGCCGGGTGCCGGTGGGCCCGTACGCCCGCTCGATGGCTGCCGCCCACGCGCTCGCCCCGGGCCTGCTGCGGCGGGGCATCGCCCGGCGCACCGACCGGGCCTACCTGGACCGCGGCAGGCCGAGGCTCCCGCAGGCGGGGAACCTGCACACGCCGACCGGCGCCCGCGCCGCGCTGCACGGCGGGCGCCACGGCGGTGCCCGCACCGCCGCCCGCCGGGCAGCCGCGGCAGCCGCCGCGGTGCTCGCCGTACGCGCCGCCCTGCGCGGACGCCCGGCCCCGCGGTGA
- a CDS encoding SRPBCC domain-containing protein has product MAVQHRLVHCPPERVWGVLCDGDRYAEWVVGTYDSRQEDDRWPQEGSALRYVVKAGPWTFEGRTVVRIHEPPRRLELEARAGSHTSARIAIELVPWGDETVVVLDEHPLRGRGWTFHHAAVDAVSQIRHRGMLSRLARTCEERAGGAGAEAAGAGSHA; this is encoded by the coding sequence ATGGCTGTCCAGCACCGGCTGGTGCACTGCCCGCCCGAGCGCGTCTGGGGCGTCCTGTGCGACGGCGACCGGTACGCGGAGTGGGTTGTCGGCACCTACGACTCCCGGCAGGAGGACGACCGCTGGCCGCAGGAGGGCTCCGCCCTCCGCTACGTGGTGAAGGCCGGCCCGTGGACCTTCGAGGGCCGCACGGTCGTCCGCATCCACGAGCCGCCCCGCCGCCTCGAACTGGAGGCCAGGGCGGGGTCCCACACCAGCGCCCGGATCGCCATCGAACTGGTGCCGTGGGGCGACGAGACCGTCGTCGTCCTCGACGAGCACCCCCTGCGCGGCAGGGGCTGGACCTTCCACCACGCGGCCGTCGACGCCGTCTCCCAGATCCGCCACCGCGGCATGCTCTCCCGCCTGGCCCGCACCTGCGAGGAACGGGCCGGGGGCGCCGGGGCGGAAGCCGCCGGGGCCGGGTCCCATGCCTGA